The following proteins are encoded in a genomic region of Arachis ipaensis cultivar K30076 chromosome B02, Araip1.1, whole genome shotgun sequence:
- the LOC107625462 gene encoding germin-like protein subfamily 1 member 13: protein MTIIAHFIVAFLALASSFASAYDPSPLQDFCVAVNDTKSAVFVNGKFCKDPMLVVAEDFFKHVDAGNTSNKLGSKVTPVSVNELFGLNTLGISLARIDFAPRGLNPPHIHPRGTEILIVIEGTLHVGFVTSNQNNGQNRLFTKVLNKGDVFVFPIGLPHFQLNVGYGNAVAIAALSSQNAGVITIANAVFGSTPPISDEVLAKAFQIDKNTIDYLQKQFWYDNN from the exons ATGACAATAATTGCACACTTCATTGTTGCCTTTCTGGCTTTGGCATCATCTTTTGCCTCTGCCTATGATCCCAGCCCTCTCCAAGACTTTTGTGTGGCAGTTAATGATACCAAATCTGCTG TTTTTGTAAATGGAAAATTTTGCAAAGATCCTATGCTTGTGGTAGCTGAAGATTTCTTTAAACACGTTGATGCTGGAAACACTAGCAATAAACTTGGTTCAAAAGTTACTCCAGTTAGCGTTAATGAATTATTCGGACTCAACACACTAGGCATATCCTTAGCTCGTATAGACTTTGCACCCAGAGGATTAAACCCTCCTCACATTCACCCGAGAGGCACAGAGATTCTTATTGTTATTGAAGGCACTCTTCATGTTGGATTTGTCACCTCTAACCAAAACAATGGACAGAACCGTCTTTTCACCAAAGTGCTAAATAAGGGTGACGTGTTTGTGTTTCCAATCGGGCTTCCTCACTTCCAATTGAATGTTGGTTATGGCAATGCTGTTGCTATTGCTGCTCTAAGCAGTCAAAATGCAGGAGTTATCACTATTGCCAATGCTGTTTTTGGATCTACTCCACCAATATCTGATGAAGTTTTAGCCAAAGCCTTTCAAATAGACAAAAACACAATCGATTATCTTCAAAAGCAATTCTGGTATGATAACAACTAG